A stretch of the Archangium violaceum genome encodes the following:
- a CDS encoding VOC family protein — MTTDTAPTLYPNLRYRDAAAALKWLAAAFGFEEQLVVPGPDNTIAHAELRFGTSILMLGSVRDDVFGAQGVMAPYVYVRDIDAHCARARAAGATIVMEPRDTDYGSRDYSARDPEGYVWSFGTYRPSPSR, encoded by the coding sequence ATGACCACCGATACCGCGCCGACCCTCTACCCCAACCTGCGCTACCGCGACGCGGCCGCTGCCCTGAAGTGGCTGGCCGCCGCCTTTGGCTTCGAGGAGCAGCTGGTGGTGCCCGGTCCGGACAACACCATCGCCCACGCCGAGCTGCGCTTCGGGACGAGCATCCTCATGCTGGGCAGCGTCCGGGACGATGTGTTCGGCGCCCAGGGCGTCATGGCCCCCTACGTCTACGTGCGGGACATCGACGCCCACTGCGCTCGGGCCAGGGCCGCGGGGGCGACCATCGTGATGGAGCCCCGCGATACCGACTACGGCTCCCGGGACTACTCCGCGCGTGACCCGGAAGGGTACGTCTGGAGCTTCGGCACCTACCGGCCCTCGCCGTCCCGGTAG
- a CDS encoding helix-turn-helix domain-containing protein, which yields MAMHVPRVRVVRHASDLGNWEMVNGDPDPRLAPYVREYCGFVESTPGPMRRREFPSAQVVLIIDFGPTLRILDPRQETVVARHRAGFVAGLHDSFALTETPGSSSGVQVNFTPLGARRFFGLPMEELACRVVGLEDVLGAEGRLLTERLQDAPGWEERFSLLDEYLAARLTAARGVPEWVAWAFRRIEESGGLVEVGTLADSLGFSHRHLIARFREHVGLPPKLLARIVRFERLLEQVKSGGRPAWGELALEHGYYDQAHLIRDFRQFTGSSPREFLLRQLPDNGGVSGG from the coding sequence ATGGCGATGCATGTCCCTCGGGTCCGTGTCGTGCGGCATGCGTCGGACCTGGGGAACTGGGAGATGGTGAACGGCGACCCGGACCCGCGGCTGGCTCCCTACGTGCGCGAGTATTGCGGCTTCGTGGAGAGCACCCCGGGGCCCATGCGGCGACGTGAGTTCCCCTCGGCGCAGGTGGTGCTCATCATCGACTTCGGTCCCACCTTGCGCATCCTCGACCCGCGCCAGGAGACGGTGGTCGCGCGGCACCGGGCCGGCTTCGTGGCGGGCCTGCACGACTCCTTCGCCCTCACCGAGACGCCCGGCTCCTCCTCGGGGGTACAGGTGAACTTCACGCCCCTGGGCGCGCGCCGCTTCTTCGGGTTGCCCATGGAGGAGCTCGCGTGCCGGGTGGTGGGCCTGGAGGACGTGCTGGGCGCGGAGGGCCGCCTGCTGACGGAGCGGCTCCAGGATGCGCCCGGATGGGAGGAGCGCTTCTCCCTCCTGGACGAGTACCTCGCCGCGCGCCTCACCGCCGCGCGTGGTGTGCCCGAGTGGGTGGCCTGGGCCTTTCGCCGCATCGAGGAGAGTGGCGGCCTGGTGGAGGTGGGCACGCTGGCGGATTCGCTCGGCTTCAGCCACCGCCACCTCATCGCCCGCTTTCGCGAGCACGTGGGGTTACCGCCCAAGCTGCTCGCGCGCATCGTGCGCTTCGAGCGCCTCCTGGAGCAGGTGAAGTCCGGCGGCCGGCCGGCCTGGGGAGAGCTCGCGCTGGAGCACGGGTACTACGACCAGGCGCACCTCATCCGGGACTTCCGCCAGTTCACCGGGAGCAGTCCCCGCGAGTTCCTCCTCCGCCAGCTGCCGGACAACGGTGGGGTGAGTGGGGGCTGA
- a CDS encoding putative immunity protein, translating to MERETSRMTLSDEDRRLVGLWAADCAERVLPLFEAQAPSDTRPREAIEGIRAFSRGGKRTARLRSVAWAAYAAAREVGNPAATAAARAAGLAAATAYLHALATPHQAKHVLGPAVYGARARELAAGDEPSVGDEEIRWAIEHASPVVREVLRRMPVRGAGRGRLDDLFYQLDAGLRR from the coding sequence ATGGAGCGCGAAACCAGTCGGATGACGCTGAGTGACGAAGACCGCCGCCTCGTCGGACTTTGGGCTGCCGATTGCGCCGAGCGGGTGCTGCCGCTGTTCGAGGCGCAGGCTCCCTCCGACACCCGTCCGCGCGAGGCAATCGAGGGGATCCGGGCCTTCTCGCGCGGGGGAAAGCGGACAGCGCGGCTGCGCTCCGTTGCCTGGGCGGCTTACGCAGCCGCACGCGAGGTCGGCAATCCGGCTGCCACAGCCGCCGCTCGCGCCGCGGGTCTCGCGGCGGCAACCGCTTACCTCCACGCATTGGCAACCCCTCACCAGGCGAAACACGTCCTTGGGCCTGCTGTGTACGGGGCGCGGGCCCGCGAGCTCGCGGCGGGCGACGAGCCCAGCGTCGGTGACGAGGAGATCCGATGGGCGATCGAGCACGCCTCGCCGGTAGTTCGCGAGGTTCTGCGGCGGATGCCGGTTCGCGGCGCTGGTCGCGGTCGGCTGGACGACCTCTTCTACCAGCTCGACGCGGGCCTTCGCCGCTGA
- a CDS encoding VOC family protein: MAATQSRMLFVNLPVRDLKKSMEFFSKLGFEFNPKFTDDKAACMIISEQAFAMLITEPFFKTFTKREICDTSRYSEGLFALSCSSRAEVDELVKKAIAAGGKHAMDSQDHGFMYAWSFYDIDGHHWEVMWMDPKAAQ; the protein is encoded by the coding sequence ATGGCAGCCACCCAGTCCCGAATGCTCTTCGTCAACCTGCCCGTGCGTGACCTGAAGAAGTCCATGGAGTTCTTCTCGAAGCTCGGCTTCGAGTTCAATCCCAAGTTCACGGACGACAAGGCGGCCTGCATGATCATCAGCGAGCAGGCCTTCGCGATGCTCATCACGGAGCCCTTCTTCAAGACGTTCACCAAGCGGGAGATCTGCGATACGAGCCGGTACTCGGAAGGACTGTTCGCGCTGTCGTGCAGCAGCCGGGCCGAGGTGGACGAGCTCGTCAAGAAGGCCATCGCCGCGGGCGGCAAGCACGCCATGGACTCGCAGGACCATGGCTTCATGTACGCCTGGAGCTTCTACGACATCGACGGCCACCACTGGGAAGTCATGTGGATGGACCCCAAGGCGGCCCAGTAG
- a CDS encoding DoxX family protein translates to MTTTTHTELQHSAPETRTRTGTQPAKKALWTGRILSGLAVLFLLFDATGKLLQIPEAQQGTMELGYPVSVLFGLGLVQLACLAVYLVPRLSVLGAVLWTGYLGGAVATHVRVGNPLFTHTLFPVYIATLLWLGLWLRDERLRAVLPVRATK, encoded by the coding sequence ATGACCACGACGACCCACACCGAGCTCCAGCACTCCGCCCCAGAGACCCGCACGCGGACGGGCACCCAGCCCGCCAAGAAGGCGCTGTGGACGGGACGCATCCTCAGCGGCCTCGCCGTCCTCTTCCTGCTGTTCGACGCCACTGGAAAGTTGCTCCAGATTCCCGAGGCGCAGCAGGGGACGATGGAGCTCGGCTACCCCGTGAGCGTGCTCTTCGGCCTCGGGCTCGTTCAACTGGCGTGCCTGGCCGTGTACCTCGTTCCGCGGCTCTCGGTGCTGGGGGCCGTCCTGTGGACGGGCTACCTCGGAGGCGCGGTCGCCACCCACGTCCGGGTCGGCAACCCGCTCTTCACCCACACGCTCTTCCCCGTCTATATCGCGACGCTGCTCTGGCTCGGGCTCTGGCTGCGGGATGAACGGCTCCGCGCCGTCCTTCCGGTCCGGGCCACGAAGTAA